From the Acidovorax carolinensis genome, one window contains:
- a CDS encoding MFS transporter produces the protein MVESRPMRSPPSKARLARQDDLGVVQLGWLAAAVFVVSAGYGALMPLIPDWLRPLMGDADPAVLARHVGYLSGIYTAGILVGAPLWGVLADRLGRARVLLVGLVGYVASLLPLLRPESVGVVGIYALRGAAGFFVAAVVPVVPALVAQYTPQAIRAKRFAWLGAMSLLGFLFGPGLNAVADRLAGLGVFAALVQGSSTKLVIGLSAALGALMMLGLAATLPAPSSTLDAGPSDDDGPPESRSFTLWLLNGVVMFVLAGFELGIVLQGQRHPELTSREVSWMFAACSLVMLGVNAVLFFTGLLERADPRRMLAAGMVLGIAGLAVLARHGSETWMYVGVSFTAAGTGIVLPTVAYLAAGSARRRLGTAMGGLAAAAGFGQTLGSAVAGWLFGTVMQSSFAWLSIPLVATLAFLLIPRQWWPANPALLTASPSSTSPTSTETEP, from the coding sequence ATGGTCGAGAGCCGCCCGATGAGATCGCCGCCGTCCAAAGCCAGGCTGGCCCGTCAGGACGATCTGGGCGTCGTTCAGCTGGGCTGGCTGGCGGCGGCCGTGTTCGTTGTCTCGGCCGGGTACGGCGCGTTGATGCCCTTGATTCCCGACTGGCTGCGCCCTCTGATGGGTGACGCCGACCCAGCGGTGCTCGCGCGCCATGTCGGCTACCTCAGCGGCATCTACACGGCCGGGATCCTTGTGGGGGCGCCACTGTGGGGCGTGCTGGCGGACAGGCTGGGACGCGCCCGCGTGTTGCTGGTCGGGCTGGTCGGCTATGTGGCGAGCCTGCTTCCGCTGCTGCGCCCCGAATCTGTGGGCGTGGTCGGCATCTATGCGCTGCGCGGCGCTGCGGGCTTCTTTGTCGCCGCAGTCGTGCCCGTGGTGCCGGCGCTCGTCGCGCAGTACACGCCGCAGGCGATACGCGCCAAGCGCTTCGCATGGTTGGGCGCGATGTCGCTGCTCGGGTTCCTGTTCGGACCCGGCCTCAACGCCGTCGCGGATCGCCTTGCCGGCTTGGGCGTCTTCGCCGCCCTCGTGCAGGGGTCATCGACCAAGCTCGTGATCGGACTCTCGGCCGCGCTGGGTGCGTTGATGATGCTGGGCCTGGCCGCCACGCTTCCCGCGCCGTCCAGCACTCTGGATGCGGGCCCGAGCGATGACGACGGCCCGCCCGAGAGCCGGTCCTTCACGCTCTGGCTGCTCAATGGCGTGGTCATGTTCGTGCTCGCTGGCTTTGAACTCGGCATCGTGCTGCAGGGCCAGCGTCATCCCGAACTCACGTCGCGCGAGGTGTCGTGGATGTTCGCCGCATGCAGCCTGGTGATGTTGGGCGTCAACGCGGTCCTGTTTTTCACCGGCTTGCTTGAGCGCGCTGATCCCCGTCGCATGTTGGCTGCCGGCATGGTCCTGGGTATCGCGGGACTCGCGGTGCTTGCTCGCCATGGCAGCGAGACCTGGATGTACGTTGGCGTCAGTTTCACAGCGGCGGGCACCGGTATCGTGCTGCCGACCGTTGCCTACCTCGCCGCAGGCTCCGCACGTCGGCGGCTCGGAACCGCGATGGGCGGCCTAGCGGCAGCAGCCGGCTTCGGGCAGACGCTTGGATCGGCAGTCGCCGGCTGGCTGTTCGGCACCGTCATGCAGAGCAGCTTCGCATGGCTCTCCATCCCGCTCGTGGCCACCCTCGCATTCTTGCTGATTCCCCGGCAGTGGTGGCCAGCGAACCCGGCCCTGCTGACAGCTTCACCTTCCTCCACTTCACCCACCTCCACGGAGACCGAACCATGA
- a CDS encoding DUF4148 domain-containing protein: MIQKRLSLSSMIAAAAAVVTLGLPGMASAAYEHPANNEMGVIVHPEHFKSDKTRAQVKTEAEAAMRQGLLSYGESNYPIRTPDAAGPGKTREQVVNELRNESPAERDARLRLYYRG; the protein is encoded by the coding sequence ATGATCCAAAAACGCCTCTCCCTTTCTTCCATGATTGCCGCCGCGGCCGCAGTGGTTACCCTGGGCCTTCCAGGGATGGCTTCGGCAGCGTACGAGCATCCCGCCAACAACGAAATGGGCGTCATCGTTCACCCGGAACACTTCAAGAGCGATAAAACCCGTGCTCAAGTCAAAACAGAAGCCGAGGCTGCCATGCGGCAAGGCCTCCTTTCTTACGGCGAAAGCAACTACCCTATCCGCACACCTGATGCGGCAGGTCCAGGCAAGACGCGTGAGCAAGTAGTCAACGAGTTGCGGAACGAGTCACCTGCCGAACGCGACGCGCGTCTGCGTCTCTACTACCGGGGTTGA
- a CDS encoding heavy metal translocating P-type ATPase, translated as MKSINVEVGGLISSLSAEGVRRKLLQLPGVHHADVNYVAGSATVHLDERQLSVEDLRRRIVECGYHCSGEQTPKHVCDPATGSTAGQRHDGHADHAVSAKQEDHAVHSGHAHAVGATATMAASPASHAGHQGHAGEPVMDDMMHDMGHGSGSMQDMARDMRNRFFVSLIFSIPVFLYSPMGKMFGDFQTPFGLDNKLFLFIFASAAILYPGWPFCIAAWRALRNGVANMATLVVLSVGVGYLFSVGATFFYEGEVFYEAASVLLVFILLGHWLEMRARAGASDAIRALMDLAPPMATVVRNGVETKVPTAEVVAGELVVIKPGDKIPVDGEIVEGASQVDESMLTGESMPVKKVVGSTVVGASINKSGSFRYKATKVGADTALAQIVKLVQEAQNSKAPGQLLADQASQWLVLAAIVIGLLTFSVWYWVMGQTLLFALTLTITVFVIACPDALGLATPMAIMVGTGLGAMNGILFKNAAALENATKLTVVVFDKTGTLTLGQPDVVEIVAAPGFEEARLLATAAAVEKFSEHPLALAVLKRAGDMPTEVTENFTNIDGQGARATIGGERVLLGNRLLMQSEQVDLTVLASEATRLQGGGRTVVYVARGGRLIGLIAIADAVRPTSRETISKLQARGVKVAMLTGDNQATAERIGKELGIDIVLADVLPGQKASKIKELQQQGHKVGMVGDGINDAPALTQADVGFAIGAGTDVAMESAQVVLMKSDPYDVVGAIELSRATLRKMHQNLWWAVGYNVVAFPLAAGVLYPFTLSPEVAALSMSGSSAIVAINALMLKRTRLPGIKRVTSRTSAQAVA; from the coding sequence ATGAAGTCAATCAACGTTGAAGTCGGAGGGCTCATATCGAGCCTGAGCGCGGAGGGAGTACGTCGCAAGTTGCTGCAGCTTCCCGGCGTCCATCACGCGGATGTCAACTACGTTGCGGGAAGCGCAACGGTCCATCTCGACGAACGGCAGCTCAGTGTCGAGGATCTGCGCCGCCGGATCGTGGAGTGCGGCTATCACTGCAGTGGCGAGCAGACGCCTAAGCATGTGTGCGATCCCGCCACGGGCAGTACGGCGGGCCAGCGCCATGACGGACACGCCGATCACGCCGTGTCTGCGAAGCAGGAGGATCACGCGGTGCATTCGGGGCATGCCCATGCAGTCGGAGCGACTGCGACGATGGCCGCCTCGCCGGCCTCCCATGCCGGGCACCAGGGCCACGCAGGCGAGCCCGTCATGGACGACATGATGCACGACATGGGGCACGGGTCTGGGTCGATGCAGGACATGGCCCGGGACATGCGCAATCGGTTCTTCGTGTCCCTGATCTTTTCGATTCCGGTGTTTCTCTATTCGCCGATGGGGAAGATGTTCGGCGACTTCCAGACACCGTTCGGGCTGGACAACAAGCTCTTTCTTTTCATCTTCGCGAGCGCGGCGATCCTCTATCCCGGCTGGCCTTTCTGCATCGCTGCGTGGCGCGCTTTGCGCAACGGTGTCGCCAACATGGCCACGCTGGTCGTGCTGTCGGTGGGCGTGGGATACCTGTTCAGCGTCGGAGCGACCTTCTTCTACGAGGGTGAGGTGTTCTATGAAGCGGCGTCAGTGCTGCTGGTTTTCATCCTGCTGGGCCACTGGTTAGAGATGCGCGCCCGCGCGGGTGCGTCCGACGCGATTCGCGCGCTGATGGATCTCGCGCCACCGATGGCCACCGTCGTGCGCAACGGTGTCGAGACCAAGGTGCCAACCGCCGAGGTCGTGGCCGGTGAACTGGTGGTGATCAAGCCCGGCGACAAGATCCCGGTGGATGGCGAGATCGTCGAAGGAGCCTCGCAGGTCGACGAGTCGATGCTGACCGGCGAGTCGATGCCGGTCAAGAAGGTGGTAGGCAGCACCGTCGTTGGCGCCAGCATCAACAAGAGCGGGAGCTTCCGCTACAAGGCCACGAAGGTCGGTGCGGACACGGCATTGGCCCAGATCGTCAAGCTGGTCCAGGAGGCCCAGAACTCGAAGGCACCCGGCCAGCTGCTGGCCGACCAGGCGTCGCAGTGGCTGGTGCTGGCGGCGATCGTGATTGGCTTGTTGACCTTCAGCGTCTGGTACTGGGTGATGGGCCAGACGCTGCTATTCGCACTCACCTTGACCATCACGGTATTCGTGATCGCATGCCCTGATGCGCTGGGCCTGGCCACGCCGATGGCCATCATGGTCGGGACCGGCCTGGGTGCGATGAACGGCATCCTCTTCAAGAACGCGGCCGCGCTGGAGAACGCTACCAAGCTGACAGTGGTGGTGTTCGACAAAACCGGCACCTTGACACTCGGGCAGCCCGATGTCGTCGAGATCGTGGCCGCGCCCGGTTTCGAAGAGGCGCGGCTTCTGGCGACGGCCGCCGCGGTGGAGAAGTTCTCCGAGCACCCCCTTGCACTCGCAGTGCTCAAGCGTGCGGGGGACATGCCGACGGAGGTCACCGAGAACTTCACCAACATCGATGGGCAAGGTGCACGGGCCACCATCGGGGGCGAGAGGGTGCTGCTCGGGAACCGGCTGCTGATGCAGTCGGAGCAGGTAGACCTGACCGTCCTCGCCAGCGAGGCAACGCGGCTGCAAGGCGGCGGGCGCACGGTGGTCTATGTCGCGCGCGGCGGCCGGCTGATCGGCCTCATCGCAATCGCGGACGCCGTCCGGCCGACCTCGCGCGAGACGATCTCCAAGCTGCAGGCGCGGGGCGTGAAGGTCGCGATGCTGACCGGCGACAACCAGGCGACCGCCGAGCGCATCGGCAAGGAACTGGGCATCGACATCGTCCTTGCGGACGTGCTGCCCGGCCAGAAGGCATCCAAGATCAAGGAGTTGCAGCAGCAGGGCCACAAGGTGGGCATGGTCGGCGACGGCATCAACGACGCTCCAGCGCTGACCCAGGCCGACGTCGGTTTTGCGATCGGCGCCGGGACGGATGTCGCCATGGAAAGCGCCCAGGTGGTGTTGATGAAAAGCGACCCGTACGACGTCGTCGGGGCCATCGAGCTCTCTCGCGCAACGCTGCGCAAGATGCACCAGAACCTATGGTGGGCCGTGGGCTACAACGTGGTCGCCTTCCCGCTTGCGGCTGGGGTGTTGTACCCCTTCACGCTGTCGCCGGAGGTTGCCGCGTTGTCGATGTCCGGCAGTTCTGCGATAGTGGCCATCAATGCACTAATGCTCAAACGCACGCGCTTACCGGGCATCAAGCGCGTCACGTCGCGCACCTCCGCTCAAGCGGTCGCGTGA
- a CDS encoding efflux RND transporter permease subunit produces the protein MLAKIIDWSGRNSFLVLLATLFVIVAGVFAVLRTPLDALPDLSDVQVIVYTEYPGQAPQVVEDQVTYPLTTAMLSVPKSKVVRGFSFFGASFVYIIFEDDTDIYWARSRVLEYLNFASSRMPKGVTPQIGPDATGVGWVYQYALIAKDRTLAELRTLQDWYLRYQLTKAHGVAEVASVGGFVQTYQITVDPVKLRAYGIPLAKVSQVVRDSNRDVGGRVVEMAETEYMVRGKGYLRGAADIENLVVKAEKGTPVLIRDIARVELAPDERRGLTELNGEGEVVSGIAMARYGQNALEVIHNLKEKITEVSAGLPQGVSIQAVYDRSDLIHRAIDTLKRTLIEESLIVALVCMVFLMHIRSALVAILMLPVGVLISFIAMRLLGMNSNLMSLGGIAIAIGAMVDAAIVMIENAHKHLERLPPEHNSKQRVEAMIAACKEVGPALFFSLLIITVSFLPVFTLESQEGRMFSPLAFTKTFSMAGAALLSVTLVPVLMMIFIRGRIMPESRNPVNRFLIWVYRPIIAGVMRWKKVTIAIALVVLGVSFYPASKLGSEFMPTLNEGTLLYMPASLPGMSITKAAELLQTQNKIIKSFPEVESVYGKAGRANTATDPAPTEMFETVINLKPESAWRSGMTTDKLIAEMDKALQFPGVSNAWTMPIKARIDMLSTGIRTPIGIKVFGKDLNEMERLAREIETVVKSVPGTTSAFAERITGGFYLNIEPDRAQLARYGLAVGDLQEVIGTALGGDMVTTTVEGRERFGVTVRYPRELRSDPQQIAREVLVPTMDGAMIPLGQVARVEVAKGAPGIRTENALLSAYIFVDIRERDIGGYVAEARKAVNDQVKFPPGYYATWSGQFESMERAIEKMKLVVPVTLLLIFLLLYLNFRRLTETLIVMLSVPFALVGGVWLMWWLGYNLSVAVAVGFIALAGVAAETGVVMLIYLDHAWEEIKEKRRSEGKEPGVGDLYEAVMEGAVERVRPKMMTVVAIMAGLLPIMWGTGTGSEVMSRIAAPMVGGMISSTVLTLAVIPALYALVKQFELRRQRASGTDSHPSDPVWSREV, from the coding sequence ATGCTCGCGAAGATCATTGACTGGTCAGGAAGAAACAGCTTCCTGGTGCTCCTGGCCACGCTGTTTGTCATTGTCGCAGGGGTATTCGCGGTGTTGCGAACGCCTTTGGACGCCCTGCCGGACTTGTCCGACGTGCAGGTCATCGTCTACACCGAATACCCTGGACAAGCGCCCCAGGTGGTTGAGGATCAGGTCACCTATCCCTTGACCACCGCCATGCTGTCGGTACCCAAGTCCAAGGTGGTGCGCGGCTTTTCGTTCTTTGGAGCGTCCTTCGTCTACATCATCTTTGAGGATGACACAGACATCTATTGGGCGCGTTCGCGCGTGCTGGAATACCTCAATTTCGCATCCAGTCGAATGCCCAAGGGGGTCACGCCCCAAATTGGCCCTGATGCCACCGGTGTGGGTTGGGTCTACCAGTACGCTTTGATCGCCAAAGACCGGACGCTGGCCGAGTTGAGAACTTTGCAGGATTGGTACCTGCGCTACCAGCTGACCAAGGCGCATGGCGTCGCTGAGGTGGCATCCGTCGGTGGCTTTGTCCAGACCTACCAGATCACCGTCGACCCGGTGAAGCTGCGGGCCTACGGCATTCCTTTGGCCAAAGTGTCACAGGTCGTGCGCGACTCCAATCGTGACGTCGGCGGCCGTGTGGTGGAGATGGCCGAGACAGAGTACATGGTGCGCGGAAAGGGCTATCTGCGCGGCGCGGCGGACATTGAGAACCTGGTCGTCAAGGCCGAAAAAGGCACACCAGTATTGATTCGAGACATCGCTCGCGTTGAACTCGCTCCCGATGAACGGCGCGGCCTGACCGAACTCAACGGGGAGGGGGAGGTGGTCTCGGGCATCGCCATGGCCCGCTATGGCCAAAACGCCCTGGAAGTCATCCATAACCTGAAGGAGAAAATTACCGAAGTTTCGGCAGGGCTGCCGCAGGGCGTCAGCATCCAGGCTGTTTACGACCGATCTGACCTGATTCATCGGGCCATCGATACGCTCAAGCGAACGCTGATTGAGGAGAGCCTGATCGTTGCCTTGGTCTGCATGGTCTTTCTCATGCACATCCGTTCAGCCCTCGTGGCTATCTTGATGTTGCCCGTAGGGGTGCTGATCTCATTCATCGCGATGCGCTTGCTGGGTATGAATTCCAACCTGATGAGTCTAGGCGGTATCGCCATTGCGATCGGTGCCATGGTGGATGCGGCCATCGTCATGATCGAGAACGCCCATAAACACCTGGAGCGGCTCCCACCCGAGCACAACAGCAAGCAGCGGGTCGAGGCCATGATCGCCGCCTGCAAAGAGGTTGGCCCGGCACTGTTCTTCTCGCTGCTGATCATCACCGTGTCGTTTCTGCCCGTGTTCACGCTCGAATCACAGGAGGGGCGCATGTTCTCACCGCTGGCGTTCACCAAGACGTTTTCTATGGCAGGAGCGGCGCTGTTGTCGGTGACGCTGGTGCCGGTGCTCATGATGATTTTCATTCGCGGACGCATCATGCCGGAGTCCCGTAACCCGGTGAACCGGTTCCTGATCTGGGTCTACCGACCCATCATCGCTGGCGTGATGCGCTGGAAGAAGGTGACCATTGCCATTGCCCTGGTCGTGCTTGGGGTGTCGTTCTATCCGGCCAGCAAGCTGGGGTCCGAATTCATGCCGACACTCAATGAAGGCACTTTGCTCTACATGCCTGCTTCGCTGCCGGGCATGTCGATCACCAAGGCCGCCGAGTTGCTTCAGACGCAAAACAAGATCATCAAGAGTTTTCCTGAGGTTGAATCGGTCTACGGTAAGGCAGGACGGGCCAACACGGCCACCGACCCGGCACCGACCGAGATGTTCGAGACGGTCATCAACCTCAAGCCGGAGTCAGCGTGGCGATCTGGCATGACCACCGACAAATTGATCGCCGAGATGGACAAGGCACTGCAATTTCCTGGCGTCTCCAATGCCTGGACCATGCCCATCAAGGCGCGCATCGACATGCTGTCCACCGGTATCCGCACACCCATTGGTATCAAGGTCTTTGGCAAGGACTTGAACGAAATGGAACGCCTGGCGCGGGAGATCGAGACCGTAGTGAAATCCGTGCCCGGCACCACCTCGGCATTCGCGGAGCGGATCACAGGCGGCTTCTACCTGAACATCGAGCCCGACCGCGCCCAACTGGCACGCTACGGTCTGGCGGTGGGTGATCTGCAGGAGGTCATTGGTACGGCGCTCGGCGGTGACATGGTGACCACCACGGTGGAAGGGCGAGAGCGTTTTGGCGTTACGGTTCGCTACCCACGCGAATTGCGGTCTGACCCGCAGCAGATCGCCCGCGAAGTGCTGGTGCCGACCATGGATGGAGCCATGATTCCGCTGGGCCAGGTTGCCCGCGTGGAGGTGGCCAAGGGCGCCCCTGGCATCCGTACCGAAAATGCGTTGCTATCTGCCTACATTTTTGTGGACATCCGTGAGCGTGACATCGGTGGCTACGTCGCCGAGGCGCGCAAAGCAGTGAATGACCAGGTCAAGTTCCCGCCCGGCTACTACGCCACATGGAGCGGTCAGTTTGAGTCTATGGAGCGTGCCATCGAGAAAATGAAACTCGTTGTGCCAGTAACGCTGTTGCTCATTTTCCTGCTGCTGTACCTGAACTTCAGGCGACTGACGGAGACTTTGATCGTCATGCTGTCGGTGCCGTTCGCGTTGGTTGGCGGCGTCTGGCTGATGTGGTGGCTTGGCTACAACCTCTCTGTCGCAGTTGCTGTGGGCTTCATTGCCCTGGCTGGTGTGGCCGCTGAAACCGGGGTCGTCATGCTGATCTACCTGGACCACGCCTGGGAAGAGATCAAGGAAAAACGCCGCTCTGAAGGGAAAGAGCCAGGAGTTGGTGACCTTTACGAGGCAGTCATGGAGGGCGCTGTCGAACGGGTTCGTCCTAAAATGATGACGGTCGTTGCCATCATGGCGGGCCTGCTGCCCATCATGTGGGGGACCGGCACCGGCTCGGAAGTGATGAGTCGCATTGCCGCACCGATGGTCGGTGGCATGATTTCTTCGACCGTGCTCACGCTGGCTGTGATTCCGGCGCTTTACGCGCTGGTCAAACAGTTTGAACTTCGAAGGCAGCGTGCTTCGGGAACGGATTCGCATCCATCCGACCCAGTCTGGAGCCGTGAAGTTTGA
- a CDS encoding LemA family protein, translated as MRLILTTLLAALALSLSGCGYNDFQRLDEQTKSAWSEVLNQYQRRADLIPNIVATVKGETNFEQETLTRVVEARAKATSIQATPELVNNPEAFQKFQAVQGELSGALSRLLVVSENYPQLKANQGFQELRAQLEGTENRITVARGRYVKVVQDYNVLTRSFPTNITAKVFSYDVKPNFSVADEKAMATPPQVNFGASAPAARP; from the coding sequence ATGAGACTTATCCTGACGACCCTGCTCGCAGCGCTTGCCCTGTCGCTGAGCGGATGCGGCTACAACGACTTCCAGCGGTTGGACGAACAGACCAAGTCTGCCTGGTCCGAGGTGCTGAACCAGTACCAGCGACGCGCAGATCTGATACCGAACATCGTCGCGACGGTGAAAGGAGAGACCAACTTCGAACAAGAGACGCTGACCCGGGTCGTCGAAGCGCGCGCCAAGGCCACCTCGATCCAGGCTACTCCGGAACTCGTCAACAACCCCGAGGCGTTCCAGAAGTTCCAGGCGGTGCAGGGCGAGCTGTCCGGCGCGCTGAGCAGGCTGCTGGTCGTGAGCGAGAACTACCCGCAGCTCAAAGCCAACCAGGGCTTCCAGGAACTGCGCGCGCAGCTTGAAGGCACCGAGAACCGCATCACCGTGGCCCGCGGGCGCTATGTGAAGGTGGTGCAGGACTACAACGTCCTCACGCGCAGCTTCCCGACCAACATCACGGCCAAGGTGTTCAGCTACGACGTCAAGCCGAACTTCTCCGTCGCCGACGAGAAGGCGATGGCCACGCCGCCCCAGGTCAACTTCGGCGCCTCGGCACCGGCGGCGCGCCCCTGA
- the ppk2 gene encoding polyphosphate kinase 2, translating to MAKNKKAATGAKNKAHADVTDVAHNPSRDEATERSIGREDYEAQLHMLQIELVKLQRHFIKCSDRILILLEGRDSAGKDGSIKRLVEHLSPRETRVVALSKPSDRDRTSWYFQRYVPHLPVGEELVVFNRSWYNRAGVEPVMGFCTAEQHEEFMNSVPKFEEMLVNSGIKLLKYYLDIGKKEQTRRLSERRRDPLKQWKSSPVDAVALKHWDGYTRARDEMFIRTHTAAAPWSVVLADNKRVARLNLIRDVLSRLHYAGKKHKLIAPDREIVFEFSQDCLDSGRLAR from the coding sequence ATGGCAAAGAACAAGAAGGCCGCGACAGGCGCGAAGAACAAGGCTCATGCGGACGTGACCGATGTCGCGCACAACCCGTCGCGCGACGAGGCAACGGAACGCTCGATCGGCCGCGAGGACTATGAGGCGCAGTTGCACATGCTGCAGATAGAACTCGTGAAGCTGCAGCGTCACTTCATCAAATGTAGCGACCGCATCCTCATCCTCTTGGAGGGACGGGACAGTGCGGGCAAGGATGGCAGCATCAAGCGACTCGTCGAACACCTGAGTCCGCGGGAAACCCGGGTCGTCGCGCTCAGCAAACCCTCCGATCGGGACCGCACCAGTTGGTACTTCCAGCGCTACGTGCCGCACCTACCGGTCGGCGAAGAACTCGTTGTGTTCAACCGCAGCTGGTACAACCGCGCCGGCGTGGAGCCGGTGATGGGTTTCTGCACGGCTGAGCAGCACGAGGAGTTCATGAACTCCGTGCCGAAGTTCGAGGAGATGCTGGTCAACTCCGGCATCAAGCTGCTGAAGTATTACCTCGACATCGGGAAGAAAGAGCAGACCCGCCGGCTCAGTGAACGCCGCCGTGACCCGCTCAAGCAATGGAAATCAAGTCCGGTCGACGCCGTGGCGCTGAAGCACTGGGACGGCTACACGCGTGCGCGCGACGAGATGTTCATACGCACGCACACCGCTGCCGCTCCCTGGTCCGTCGTGCTCGCCGACAACAAGCGAGTCGCCAGGCTCAACCTGATCAGGGACGTCCTCTCGCGGCTCCACTACGCGGGCAAGAAGCACAAGCTCATCGCACCCGACCGGGAGATCGTCTTCGAGTTCTCGCAGGACTGCCTGGATTCCGGCCGACTCGCACGTTGA
- a CDS encoding TPM domain-containing protein: protein MNIQRLLRHLATTGGAVRRAFPPRTLDAIEQAIRAGESQHGGQLRFVVEGALDGSPLWRDQSPRERALDLFARMGVWDTAHNSGVLIYVLLADRAVEVVADRGIHACCGADMWSGVCQRMEAQFAQGHFEAGSMEGIAAVSHLLMQHFPRDAGDGNELPDRPVLF, encoded by the coding sequence ATGAACATTCAACGACTTCTTCGCCACCTCGCCACCACCGGCGGCGCGGTACGCCGCGCCTTCCCGCCGCGCACTCTGGACGCCATCGAGCAAGCCATCCGTGCGGGAGAGTCCCAGCATGGCGGCCAGTTGCGCTTTGTGGTCGAGGGCGCGCTGGATGGATCGCCGCTGTGGCGAGACCAGTCGCCGCGCGAGCGAGCGCTGGATCTGTTTGCCCGTATGGGCGTATGGGACACGGCGCATAACAGCGGCGTGCTCATCTACGTGCTGCTGGCCGATCGGGCGGTGGAGGTCGTGGCCGATCGCGGCATCCATGCCTGTTGCGGTGCCGACATGTGGTCAGGTGTGTGCCAGCGCATGGAAGCCCAGTTCGCGCAGGGGCACTTCGAGGCCGGTTCCATGGAAGGCATCGCCGCCGTCAGCCATCTGTTGATGCAGCACTTTCCGCGCGACGCGGGCGACGGAAACGAGTTGCCCGATCGGCCAGTTCTTTTTTGA
- a CDS encoding MerR family transcriptional regulator encodes MAMKKTVDPSMNEGPGDWMTVGRLAKVAGVGVETIRYYQGRGLLPVPKAAGSFRRYPASMVQRIGFIKRAQSLGFSLDEVGSLLDLEDGRNRRAIQTVTQRRLEQIDEKVGDLERMRGALRDMLARCEETGQAFPCPIIAALVGTPADPQPPINRLR; translated from the coding sequence ATGGCTATGAAGAAAACGGTAGATCCCTCGATGAACGAAGGCCCGGGCGATTGGATGACGGTCGGCAGACTGGCCAAAGTCGCTGGCGTCGGCGTAGAGACGATTCGCTACTACCAGGGTCGCGGGCTTTTGCCGGTCCCGAAGGCCGCAGGCAGTTTCCGGCGTTACCCCGCTTCAATGGTTCAGCGGATCGGCTTTATCAAGCGGGCGCAGAGCCTGGGCTTCTCGTTGGATGAGGTGGGATCGCTGCTAGACCTGGAGGACGGACGGAATCGCCGGGCCATCCAGACGGTGACGCAGCGACGCCTTGAGCAAATCGATGAGAAGGTCGGGGATCTGGAGCGCATGCGAGGTGCACTGCGTGACATGCTCGCGCGGTGCGAGGAGACGGGGCAGGCGTTTCCCTGCCCCATCATCGCTGCACTTGTTGGCACGCCTGCGGACCCACAACCACCTATCAATCGCTTGCGATAG
- a CDS encoding TPM domain-containing protein: MSTLRTAVPYPAAHLRLARMLVWLLLSLFLVVASAQELVAIPPLQARVTDLTGTLAADRVASLDAQLRAFEERKGVQIAVLMVGSTRPEPVEQYAMRVVEQWKLGRRKVDDGALLLVAKEDRAVRIEVGYGIEGALSDLVARRIIDEVITPRFRQGDFDGGIAAGAEQIMRVVDGEALPAADPRRQGRTNDIGQAWPFLFIVALMLGGLLRNALGRVPGAVVTAGVLGAAAWLVVGTLAVAALAGLAGFFVTLLGIGMGGHGGMHGHHRGGGWPGGGFGGGGGGFRGGGGGFGGGGASGRW; encoded by the coding sequence ATGAGCACGCTGAGAACAGCGGTGCCGTACCCGGCCGCCCACCTGCGCCTGGCCCGCATGTTGGTCTGGCTGTTGCTGAGCCTGTTCCTGGTGGTCGCGTCCGCGCAGGAGCTGGTCGCTATTCCGCCGCTGCAGGCGCGTGTCACCGACCTCACGGGGACGCTCGCCGCCGATCGGGTCGCCTCGCTGGATGCGCAGCTTCGTGCCTTCGAGGAACGCAAGGGCGTGCAGATCGCGGTGCTGATGGTCGGCTCCACGCGGCCTGAACCGGTCGAGCAGTACGCCATGCGGGTGGTCGAGCAGTGGAAGCTCGGCCGCCGCAAGGTGGACGATGGCGCACTGCTGCTGGTTGCCAAGGAAGATCGCGCCGTGCGCATCGAGGTTGGCTACGGCATCGAGGGCGCGCTGAGCGACCTGGTGGCGCGGCGCATCATCGACGAAGTAATCACGCCGCGCTTTCGCCAGGGCGATTTCGACGGTGGCATCGCGGCAGGCGCCGAACAGATCATGCGCGTCGTCGACGGCGAAGCCCTGCCTGCGGCGGATCCACGGCGGCAAGGCCGGACCAACGACATCGGCCAGGCCTGGCCCTTCCTGTTCATCGTGGCTTTGATGCTGGGCGGATTGCTGCGCAACGCGCTCGGTCGGGTCCCTGGCGCCGTGGTCACAGCCGGGGTATTGGGTGCTGCGGCGTGGCTGGTGGTGGGCACCCTCGCGGTAGCCGCGCTGGCCGGATTGGCGGGATTCTTCGTCACGCTGCTAGGCATCGGCATGGGCGGCCACGGCGGCATGCATGGGCACCATCGGGGTGGTGGGTGGCCTGGTGGCGGATTCGGCGGCGGCGGAGGAGGATTCCGCGGCGGTGGCGGTGGCTTTGGTGGCGGTGGCGCCTCAGGACGGTGGTGA